A single region of the Paraburkholderia sprentiae WSM5005 genome encodes:
- the purN gene encoding phosphoribosylglycinamide formyltransferase, which translates to MKKLVILISGRGSNMEAIVRACASESWPARVAAVIANRPDAVGLAFAASQGIATAVVDHRQFPDRDSFDAVLAEQIDAFAPDLVALAGFMRVLTERFVDHYAGRMLNVHPSLLPSFPGLNTHQQALDAGVRLHGASVHFVTSRLDYGPIVAQSAVPVEAGDTAQTLAARVLATEHIIYPRAVRWFVEGRLALDGSRVTLTPSEPQWLFAGHTAGEGA; encoded by the coding sequence ATGAAAAAACTCGTCATCCTGATTTCCGGACGGGGCAGCAACATGGAAGCCATCGTGCGCGCCTGCGCAAGCGAGAGCTGGCCGGCGCGCGTCGCCGCCGTGATTGCCAACCGTCCCGATGCCGTGGGGCTCGCATTCGCGGCGTCGCAGGGCATTGCCACGGCGGTGGTCGACCATCGCCAGTTTCCGGATCGCGACAGCTTCGACGCGGTCCTCGCCGAGCAGATCGACGCGTTCGCGCCGGATCTCGTCGCGCTTGCGGGCTTCATGCGCGTGCTGACCGAGCGCTTCGTCGACCATTACGCCGGGCGCATGCTGAACGTACACCCGTCACTGCTGCCGAGCTTTCCGGGCCTGAACACCCACCAGCAGGCGCTCGACGCCGGTGTGCGACTGCATGGCGCGTCGGTGCATTTCGTCACGTCAAGGCTCGACTACGGGCCGATCGTCGCGCAGTCGGCCGTGCCTGTCGAGGCGGGCGATACCGCACAGACGCTCGCCGCACGCGTGCTCGCCACCGAGCACATCATTTATCCACGCGCGGTGCGCTGGTTCGTCGAAGGGCGTCTCGCTCTGGACGGCTCGCGCGTCACGCTTACGCCGTCGGAGCCGCAATGGCTCTTTGCCGGTCACACCGCCGGAGAGGGCGCATGA
- a CDS encoding bifunctional riboflavin kinase/FAD synthetase, translating to MRVFRGLPNAESRAPCALTIGNFDGVHRGHQALLAHVRAAANARGLPVCVMTFEPHPREFFNPAGAPPRIAMLRDKLEALRTNGVDRVVVEHFNHTFASQSPDAFVERIIVNGLHARWIMIGDDFRYGAKRAGDFASLQAAGDHYGFEVEQMATVADPSGARISSSGVRAALVAGDLDAARAALGRDYLISGHVMHGMKLGRDLGFPTLNVPIAHKRPALAGIFVVQVHGIAEQPLPGVASLGLRPTVDDSGRVLLEVHLLDWHGDAYGKLVRVEFLKKLRDEEKFVDLETLSAAIARDVANARAWFAALGAGTPGSRSTGFATSATDRIR from the coding sequence GTGAGAGTCTTCCGCGGTCTTCCCAATGCCGAGAGCCGCGCGCCTTGCGCGCTGACCATCGGCAACTTCGACGGTGTCCACCGCGGCCACCAGGCTCTGCTCGCGCACGTGCGCGCGGCCGCCAACGCGCGTGGCCTGCCCGTCTGCGTGATGACCTTCGAGCCGCACCCGCGCGAGTTCTTCAACCCGGCCGGCGCGCCGCCACGCATCGCGATGCTGCGCGACAAGCTCGAGGCGCTGCGCACCAATGGTGTCGACCGGGTCGTCGTCGAGCACTTCAACCACACGTTCGCGAGCCAGTCGCCAGACGCGTTCGTCGAGCGGATCATCGTCAACGGGTTGCACGCGCGCTGGATCATGATCGGCGACGACTTCCGCTACGGCGCGAAACGCGCCGGCGATTTCGCGTCGCTGCAGGCGGCCGGCGACCACTACGGTTTCGAAGTCGAACAGATGGCGACGGTCGCCGATCCGTCGGGCGCGCGTATTTCGAGCTCGGGCGTGCGCGCGGCGCTGGTCGCCGGCGACCTCGACGCGGCGCGCGCCGCGCTCGGCCGCGACTATCTGATCAGCGGCCACGTCATGCACGGCATGAAGCTCGGCCGCGATCTTGGCTTTCCGACGCTCAATGTGCCGATCGCGCACAAGCGCCCAGCGCTGGCCGGCATCTTCGTCGTGCAGGTGCATGGCATCGCCGAGCAACCGCTGCCGGGCGTCGCGAGCCTCGGCCTGCGCCCCACCGTCGACGATTCCGGCCGCGTGCTGCTCGAAGTGCACCTGCTCGACTGGCACGGCGACGCGTATGGCAAACTGGTGCGCGTCGAATTTCTGAAGAAGTTGCGCGACGAGGAGAAATTCGTCGACCTCGAAACGCTGAGCGCCGCGATCGCGCGCGACGTCGCCAATGCACGCGCATGGTTCGCCGCGCTCGGCGCCGGCACGCCGGGCAGCCGTTCCACCGGTTTCGCCACCTCGGCCACCGACCGAATTAGATAA